One part of the Phragmites australis chromosome 3, lpPhrAust1.1, whole genome shotgun sequence genome encodes these proteins:
- the LOC133912804 gene encoding protein DETOXIFICATION 40-like yields the protein MAGVDAHGASGRLESILTDASTPLARRAWAAAAIELRLLTRLAAPAVVMYMINYLMSMSTQIFSGHLGNLELAAASLGNTGIQIFAYGLMLGMGSAVETLCGQAYGAQKYEMLGTYLQRSAVLLCGTGVPLAIIYAFSEPILLFLGQSPEIARAASIFVYGLIPQIFAYAINFPIQKFMQAQSIVLPSAYISTATLALHLLLSWVIVYKVGLGLLGASLVLSLSWWVIVAAQFAYIVMSPKCRHTWTGFTWQAFSGLWDFLKLSAASAVMLCLETWYFQVLVLIAGLLPNPELALDALSVCMTISGWVFMISVGLNAAASVRVSNELGAGNPKSAFFSVWVVTALSSLISVILAIVILFLRNYISYLFTEGEVVSNAVADLCPLLATTLILNGIQPVLSGVAVGCGWQQFVAYVNIGCYYIVGVPLGALLGFFFKLGIKGIWGGMIGGTCMQTAILLWVTLRTDWNKEVEEAQKRLNKWEDKKTEPLLAGVSNDN from the exons ATGGCCGGCGTGGACGCGCACGGAGCGTCGGGGCGGCTGGAGAGCATCCTGACGGACGCGTCGACCCCGCTGGCGCGGCGCgcgtgggcggcggcggcgatcgaGCTGCGATTGCTGACGCGGctggcggcgccggcggtggtGATGTACATGATCAACTACCTCATGTCCATGTCGACGCAGATCTTCTCTGGCCACCTAGGCAAcctcgagctcgccgccgcgtcGCTCGGCAACACCGGCATCCAGATCTTCGCCTACGGACTCATG CTGGGCATGGGCAGTGCAGTGGAGACACTCTGCGGGCAGGCCTACGGCGCACAGAAGTACGAGATGCTCGGTACCTACCTGCAACGCTCCGCCGTGCTCCTGTGCGGCACCGGCGTTCCTCTCGCCATCATCTACGCCTTCTCGGAGCCAATCCTGCTGTTCCTCGGACAGTCACCGGAGATCGCCCGCGCCGCGTCCATCTTCGTGTACGGCCTGATCCCGCAGATCTTCGCCTACGCCATCAACTTCCCGATCCAGAAGTTCATGCAGGCGCAGAGCATTGTCTTGCCAAGTGCGTACATATCAACTGCCACGCTCGCGCTGCACCTGCTGCTGAGCTGGGTCATCGTCTACAAGGTCGGGCTAGGGCTGCTGGGAGCATCACTGGTGCTGAGCCTGAGCTGGTGGGTCATCGTTGCTGCGCAGTTCGCCTACATCGTGATGAGCCCCAAGTGCCGGCACACCTGGACCGGGTTCACCTGGCAGGCCTTCTCCGGTCTGTGGGACTTTCTCAAGCTCTCGGCCGCGTCGGCCGTGATGCTTTGCCTTGAGACCTGGTACTTCCAGGTTTTGGTGCTCATTGCCGGGTTGTTACCGAACCCTGAGCTTGCCTTAGATGCGCTCTCTGTATG CATGACTATTTCTGGGTGGGTGTTCATGATCTCGGTAGGATTAAACGCTGCTGCTAG TGTGAGAGTCAGCAATGAGCTTGGTGCCGGCAACCCAAAGTCTGCATTTTTTTCGGTGTGGGTAGTGACTGCGCTCTCTTCGCTGATCTCTGTCATCCTTGCCATTGTGATCCTCTTCCTGCGCAACTACATCAGCTACTTATTTACAGAGGGTGAGGTGGTGTCGAACGCGGTGGCAGATCTCTGCCCTCTGCTCGCCACCACGCTCATTCTCAATGGCATCCAACCTGTTCTGTCAG GTGTCGCTGTTGGATGTGGATGGCAACAATTTGTAGCTTACGTGAACATCGGCTGTTACTACATAGTCGGTGTTCCCCTTGGCGCCCTTCTCGGGTTCTTCTTCAAGCTCGGCATAAAG GGCATTTGGGGTGGAATGATTGGAGGAACATGCATGCAGACGGCCATTTTGTTGTGGGTTACCTTGAGAACTGATTGGAACAAAGAG GTGGAGGAAGCACAGAAAAGACTGAACAAGTGGGAGGACAAGAAGACGGAGCCCCTTCTCGCAGGTGTCAGCAACGACAATTAA